The Terriglobales bacterium genome has a window encoding:
- a CDS encoding delta-60 repeat domain-containing protein has protein sequence MMCEIDVVNRAPMGKTQNRLPMSNLNLGTTIWGVVLACAVLVAWSNPAMAQAGKLDPAFGTGGTFISTAGEFNNTGTFGNVVALQSDGKIVAAGQIGFASGLLRLTTNGTLDQSFGNGGVVIIPGSDFSLAQIIGVAIQSDGKIVVGSSNLEAGFGPLFMLARLNVNGSLDTTFDGTGIVETQIGSFGAAASVLALQPDGKILLAGQSVMARYDANGQLDDSFGNGGEAAISVSGPTAIALQPDGKILLAAGEIVPGTLTGPPGLNLSQIAGIISRYNANGSLDTSFGASGQAASVVAASAIAVQTDGVCLSTCKILVGGSTVSSLSINNGNAFGFGLSRLTSNGSVDATFGTNGVVATTFPSAQPQAVLFAFALQTNGDIVAGGTAGHPSAAQTDFALARYTGNGQLDTAFGSAGTVTTTFGTTQAAISAVALQSDGKIVAVGGSQLSPGVPTGKVGFIVTRYLGH, from the coding sequence GGGGAAGACGCAAAACCGGTTGCCAATGAGCAACTTGAATTTGGGAACCACGATTTGGGGTGTGGTGCTTGCCTGCGCAGTTCTGGTGGCCTGGTCAAATCCAGCAATGGCCCAGGCAGGGAAGTTAGACCCAGCATTCGGCACCGGAGGAACATTCATTTCTACCGCGGGAGAATTTAACAACACCGGTACTTTTGGCAATGTGGTAGCGCTACAGAGTGACGGCAAGATTGTTGCAGCAGGACAAATTGGCTTTGCCTCCGGCCTTTTACGTCTTACTACAAACGGCACCCTCGACCAGAGTTTTGGCAATGGTGGGGTGGTGATCATTCCTGGCAGTGACTTTAGCCTCGCTCAAATCATTGGAGTCGCGATTCAAAGTGACGGCAAGATTGTGGTTGGAAGTTCGAACCTTGAAGCAGGGTTTGGTCCACTCTTCATGCTTGCGCGCCTCAACGTGAATGGCAGTCTGGATACTACATTCGACGGCACCGGCATCGTAGAAACACAGATAGGCTCATTCGGGGCAGCGGCCAGCGTACTGGCGCTGCAACCGGACGGAAAGATTCTTCTTGCCGGGCAAAGCGTTATGGCGCGCTATGACGCCAACGGACAACTGGACGATAGCTTCGGCAATGGCGGCGAAGCCGCAATTTCTGTGTCAGGCCCAACCGCCATCGCACTGCAACCAGACGGCAAGATTCTGCTTGCTGCGGGCGAGATCGTGCCGGGTACTCTGACGGGACCTCCTGGCCTGAACCTGTCACAGATCGCAGGAATCATCTCGCGCTATAACGCTAATGGCAGCCTTGACACCAGCTTTGGCGCATCAGGACAAGCAGCAAGCGTGGTGGCAGCGTCGGCAATTGCGGTTCAAACTGACGGCGTGTGCCTGAGCACCTGCAAGATCCTGGTGGGCGGTAGTACCGTTAGCAGCTTGAGTATCAACAATGGGAACGCCTTTGGCTTTGGCCTGTCTCGCCTTACCAGCAACGGCAGCGTCGATGCCACGTTCGGCACAAACGGAGTCGTGGCAACTACCTTTCCTTCAGCCCAGCCCCAGGCCGTACTATTCGCTTTTGCCCTTCAGACCAACGGCGATATTGTTGCGGGGGGAACGGCTGGTCATCCAAGCGCGGCTCAAACGGACTTCGCTCTGGCACGCTATACCGGCAATGGTCAGCTGGATACGGCGTTTGGCTCAGCGGGCACGGTAACTACCACTTTTGGAACAACCCAGGCGGCAATTTCTGCTGTGGCTCTTCAGAGCGATGGCAAAATCGTGGCGGTTGGAGGTTCCCAGTTGAGCCCGGGGGTTCCAACCGGCAAGGTAGGCTTCATAGTCACCCGCTATCTGGGCCATTAA